The Betta splendens chromosome 4, fBetSpl5.4, whole genome shotgun sequence genome contains a region encoding:
- the pcsk9 gene encoding proprotein convertase subtilisin/kexin type 9 isoform X1 translates to MRRTSALLGWALCLCASLVAGARDFTEDAEVTLGRVREDGTEPETGAEPGAEFLRCNKAAWRVPGKYLLILRQGTHESHVQRTMRRLQGKAARRGSVLEVLHTYSGAVRGLLVRTSSDVLNLARRLPHVSYVEEDSSIFAQSVPWNLQRLLQPHGGASENGTYQPPNDGALAEVFLMDGSVQSSHRELEGRVRLTDFSSVPEEDGVRLHRQAAQCDGHGTHTAGVVSGSDSGVARGAGVSLVRVLNCQGKGTVSGALAGGSPGSALAARPLRDLRLVSLPSGMEFIRAALRARPAGAAVVLLPFAGALSRSLNAACRDLVAGGALVVAAAGNYRDDACLYSPGSEPEVLTVGAVNSADQLVSQGAGGTNYGRCVDVFAPGDDIISASSDCSTCFTSRSGTSQAAAHAAGVAAVILSSNQNASPLQVLHAMLRYSISNTIDLLSLPEPHRLATPNLVAAMPPAVHTQGALLCRSVWSARSDSADAHRAIARCRRGEEMMGCGSYSPDGARAGESLTVSGGRAECVAGAGGGGVYAVARCCAVAGLRCQVHPSPKPGLDAGCAHPQQQLTGCTSWSEATALTDSRPHHGGRRRCAVGEGVTSHALCCQAPALECLTSENGATGEQVEVSCPSGWTLTDCSAASQYSSTVGTVATGNSCHVRSSAGTDKTAGIAVCCRVRPPEEPDAAPR, encoded by the exons ATGCGTCGCACCTCAGCCCTGCTTGGCTGGGCGCTGTGCTTGTGCGCATCTTTGGTCGCGGGCGCACGGGACTTCACCGAGGACGCCGAGGTGACGTTGGGTCGGGTCCGTGAGGACGGGACCGAGCCCGAAACCGGAGCCGAGCCCGGTGCCGAGTTCCTCAGGTGCAACAAG GCGGCGTGGCGCGTGCCCGGCAAGTACCTGCTCATACTGCGTCAGGGGACGCACGAGTCGCACGTGCAGAGGACCATGCGGAGGCTCCAAGGCAAAGCGGCCCGGAGAGGCTccgtgctggaggtgctgcacACCTACTCAGGGGCCGTGAGAGGCCTCCTGGTCAGGACGAGCAGCGACGTCCTCAACCTG GCTCGGAGGCTCCCTCATGTGAGCTACGTGGAGGAGGACTCGTCCATCTTTGCTCAGAGCGTCCCCTGGAACCTTCAGAGGCTCCTGCAGCCTCACGGCGGCGCCTCCGAGAACGGGACGTACCAGCCGCCCA ACGATGGAGCCTTGGCGGAGGTGTTCCTGATGGACGGCAGCGTGCAGAGTTCTCACAGGGAGCTGGAAGGCCGGGTGCGTCTCACAGACTTCAGCAGCGTCCCTGAGGAGGACGGGGTCCGGCTTCACAGACAG GCGGCTCAGTGCGACGGCCACGGCACACACACGGCCGGGGTGGTGAGCGGGTCGGACTCCGGCGTGGcccgcggcgccggcgtgaGCCTCGTGCGTGTGCTGAACTGTCAGGGCAAAGGGACCGTGTCCGGGGCTCTGGCAGGTGGGTCTCCTGGATCTGCGCTCGCGGCGCGACCTCTGCGTGACCTCCGTCTggtctctctcccctcaggcATGGAGTTCATCCGAGCGGCGCTGCGGGCCCGTCCAGCGGGCGCCGCCGTGGTTCTGCTGCCGTTCGCCGGCGCCCTCAGCCGGTCGCTGAACGCGGCCTGTCGGGACCTGGTGGCCGGAGGGGCGCTGGTGGTGGCTGCGGCCGGGAACTACAGGGACGACGCCTGCCTCTACTCCCCCGGATCCGAGCCCGAG GTCCTCACGGTGGGAGCGGTGAACTCTGCAGACCAGCTCGTGTCTCAGGGCGCCGGCGGCACCAACTACGGCCGCTGCGTGGACGTGTTCGCGCCCGGAGACGACATCATCAGCGCCAGCAGTGACTGCAGCACCTGCTTCACGTCGCGGAGTGGAACCTCGCAGGCCGCTGCCCATGCTGCTg GTGTGGCAGCAGTGATCCTGTCGTCCAACCAGAACGCTTCGCCGCTGCAGGTCCTCCACGCGATGCTGCGTTACTCCATCAGCAACACCATCGACCTCCTGTCTCTGCCAGAGCCTCACCGCCTCGCTACGCCCAACCTGGTGGCGGCCATGCCCCCCGCCGTCCACACCC agGGAGCGCTCCTGTGTCGCTCGGTGTGGTCGGCGAGGTCGGACtccgcagacgcacacagagcCATCGCTCGCTGTCGCCGGGGGGAGGAGATGATGGGCTGCGGCAGCTACAGCCCTGACGGCGCCCGCGCGGGAGAATCCCTCACT GTGAGCGGCGGGCGGGCGGAGTGCGTTGCCGGCGCCGGGGGCGGAGGCGTGTACGCCGTGGCCCGGTGCTGTGCCGTGGCTGGTCTGCGGTGCCAGGTTCACCCCAGTCCCAAACCCGGCCTGGACGCAGGGTGCGCTCatccccagcagcagctgacag GGTGCACCTCCTGGTCCGAGGCTACGGCCCTGACCGACTCCCGGCCGCATCACGGCGGTCGGAGGCGCTGCGCCGTGGGAGAAGGGGTGACGTCACACGCTCTGTGctgccaagctccagctttgGAGTGCCTCACGTCGGAGAACGGAGCAACCGGAGAACAG GTGGAGGTCTCGTGCCCCTCGGGCTGGACTCTGACCGACTGCAGCGCAGCTTCTCAGTACTCTTCAACCGTGGGGACAGTTGCCACGGGCAACAGTTGCCACGTCCGTAGCAGCGCCGGAACCGATAAGACGGCGGGCATCGCTGTCTGCTGCCGCGTCCGACCGCCGGAGGAGCCCGACGCGGCGCCTCGCTGA
- the pcsk9 gene encoding proprotein convertase subtilisin/kexin type 9 isoform X2 translates to MRRTSALLGWALCLCASLVAGARDFTEDAEVTLGRVREDGTEPETGAEPGAEFLRCNKAAWRVPGKYLLILRQGTHESHVQRTMRRLQGKAARRGSVLEVLHTYSGAVRGLLVRTSSDVLNLARRLPHVSYVEEDSSIFAQSVPWNLQRLLQPHGGASENGTYQPPNDGALAEVFLMDGSVQSSHRELEGRVRLTDFSSVPEEDGVRLHRQAAQCDGHGTHTAGVVSGSDSGVARGAGVSLVRVLNCQGKGTVSGALAGMEFIRAALRARPAGAAVVLLPFAGALSRSLNAACRDLVAGGALVVAAAGNYRDDACLYSPGSEPEVLTVGAVNSADQLVSQGAGGTNYGRCVDVFAPGDDIISASSDCSTCFTSRSGTSQAAAHAAGVAAVILSSNQNASPLQVLHAMLRYSISNTIDLLSLPEPHRLATPNLVAAMPPAVHTQGALLCRSVWSARSDSADAHRAIARCRRGEEMMGCGSYSPDGARAGESLTVSGGRAECVAGAGGGGVYAVARCCAVAGLRCQVHPSPKPGLDAGCAHPQQQLTGCTSWSEATALTDSRPHHGGRRRCAVGEGVTSHALCCQAPALECLTSENGATGEQVEVSCPSGWTLTDCSAASQYSSTVGTVATGNSCHVRSSAGTDKTAGIAVCCRVRPPEEPDAAPR, encoded by the exons ATGCGTCGCACCTCAGCCCTGCTTGGCTGGGCGCTGTGCTTGTGCGCATCTTTGGTCGCGGGCGCACGGGACTTCACCGAGGACGCCGAGGTGACGTTGGGTCGGGTCCGTGAGGACGGGACCGAGCCCGAAACCGGAGCCGAGCCCGGTGCCGAGTTCCTCAGGTGCAACAAG GCGGCGTGGCGCGTGCCCGGCAAGTACCTGCTCATACTGCGTCAGGGGACGCACGAGTCGCACGTGCAGAGGACCATGCGGAGGCTCCAAGGCAAAGCGGCCCGGAGAGGCTccgtgctggaggtgctgcacACCTACTCAGGGGCCGTGAGAGGCCTCCTGGTCAGGACGAGCAGCGACGTCCTCAACCTG GCTCGGAGGCTCCCTCATGTGAGCTACGTGGAGGAGGACTCGTCCATCTTTGCTCAGAGCGTCCCCTGGAACCTTCAGAGGCTCCTGCAGCCTCACGGCGGCGCCTCCGAGAACGGGACGTACCAGCCGCCCA ACGATGGAGCCTTGGCGGAGGTGTTCCTGATGGACGGCAGCGTGCAGAGTTCTCACAGGGAGCTGGAAGGCCGGGTGCGTCTCACAGACTTCAGCAGCGTCCCTGAGGAGGACGGGGTCCGGCTTCACAGACAG GCGGCTCAGTGCGACGGCCACGGCACACACACGGCCGGGGTGGTGAGCGGGTCGGACTCCGGCGTGGcccgcggcgccggcgtgaGCCTCGTGCGTGTGCTGAACTGTCAGGGCAAAGGGACCGTGTCCGGGGCTCTGGCAG gcATGGAGTTCATCCGAGCGGCGCTGCGGGCCCGTCCAGCGGGCGCCGCCGTGGTTCTGCTGCCGTTCGCCGGCGCCCTCAGCCGGTCGCTGAACGCGGCCTGTCGGGACCTGGTGGCCGGAGGGGCGCTGGTGGTGGCTGCGGCCGGGAACTACAGGGACGACGCCTGCCTCTACTCCCCCGGATCCGAGCCCGAG GTCCTCACGGTGGGAGCGGTGAACTCTGCAGACCAGCTCGTGTCTCAGGGCGCCGGCGGCACCAACTACGGCCGCTGCGTGGACGTGTTCGCGCCCGGAGACGACATCATCAGCGCCAGCAGTGACTGCAGCACCTGCTTCACGTCGCGGAGTGGAACCTCGCAGGCCGCTGCCCATGCTGCTg GTGTGGCAGCAGTGATCCTGTCGTCCAACCAGAACGCTTCGCCGCTGCAGGTCCTCCACGCGATGCTGCGTTACTCCATCAGCAACACCATCGACCTCCTGTCTCTGCCAGAGCCTCACCGCCTCGCTACGCCCAACCTGGTGGCGGCCATGCCCCCCGCCGTCCACACCC agGGAGCGCTCCTGTGTCGCTCGGTGTGGTCGGCGAGGTCGGACtccgcagacgcacacagagcCATCGCTCGCTGTCGCCGGGGGGAGGAGATGATGGGCTGCGGCAGCTACAGCCCTGACGGCGCCCGCGCGGGAGAATCCCTCACT GTGAGCGGCGGGCGGGCGGAGTGCGTTGCCGGCGCCGGGGGCGGAGGCGTGTACGCCGTGGCCCGGTGCTGTGCCGTGGCTGGTCTGCGGTGCCAGGTTCACCCCAGTCCCAAACCCGGCCTGGACGCAGGGTGCGCTCatccccagcagcagctgacag GGTGCACCTCCTGGTCCGAGGCTACGGCCCTGACCGACTCCCGGCCGCATCACGGCGGTCGGAGGCGCTGCGCCGTGGGAGAAGGGGTGACGTCACACGCTCTGTGctgccaagctccagctttgGAGTGCCTCACGTCGGAGAACGGAGCAACCGGAGAACAG GTGGAGGTCTCGTGCCCCTCGGGCTGGACTCTGACCGACTGCAGCGCAGCTTCTCAGTACTCTTCAACCGTGGGGACAGTTGCCACGGGCAACAGTTGCCACGTCCGTAGCAGCGCCGGAACCGATAAGACGGCGGGCATCGCTGTCTGCTGCCGCGTCCGACCGCCGGAGGAGCCCGACGCGGCGCCTCGCTGA